The following proteins are co-located in the Triticum aestivum cultivar Chinese Spring chromosome 1A, IWGSC CS RefSeq v2.1, whole genome shotgun sequence genome:
- the LOC123069516 gene encoding zinc finger MYM-type protein 1 isoform X2: MGKENRTQKRIDLVFKRKRDDTIEVEEDQVLPLLELEQQQPEQQHNQDGGVRTNEVVTFRGIEFLQRDPGLRPQIWQYPPDQRDIVRRAYLMLGPMQPRLENYKPSGELGHQRRFQYSWFGDFPSWLEYSEEKSCVYCLYCFVSNNKENTRGGSHVFTVHGFDSWKRVCGKHCAFLTHIGSGPCSPHNNAVTSGHALMKQPCHIENVMAVRDKEKVERNRLRLKVSIAVVKWLAFQACAFRGHDERPQSKNQGNFLEMVKLLAEFNPEIAKVVLGNAPYGAKYTSHDIQNEILSIFASKIRKHIREEVGDYKYSILVDEMCDASKREQMALVLRFADKGGILQERFFDLIHVANTRSLTLKNELSFVLSNNGFDIQNLRGQGYDGASNMRGELNGLQALFLHECPYAYYVHCYAHRLQLALVDASKEVVPISQFFQKLIFIINTVDSSSKRHDELHLAQLVELENGISNASIETGQGANQIRSLKRPGDTRWGSHFGSVYSLMKMFGPVCSVIQDIAADGSIGSIRADADTSFGYLSSFEFIFILCLMKEIFEITELLGQALQKKSQDIVNAVRLVSSTKQCLQELRSDDGYQVFITTVVEFCVNHSIDIPDFEETYIMRGGRARRQPDQFTKEHYFRVEIFFSTLDTQLFELSRRFNDKMLPRMMI, from the exons ATGGGCAAGGAAAATCGGACTCAGAAAAGAATTGATTTGGTGTTTAAAAGGAAAAGAGATGATACAATTGAAGTTGAGGAAGACCAAGTATTGCCCTTGCTTGAATTGGAACAGCAACAACCTGAACAACAACATAACCAAGATGGAGGAGTTCGAACAAATGAAGTTGTTACATTTCGGGGTATTGAGTTCTTGCAGCGGGATCCTGGATTGCGCCCTCAAATTTGGCAATATCCACCAGACCAGAGAGATATCGTCAGGAGAGCATATTTGATGTTAGGTCCTATGCAACCCCGTCTAGAGAACTATAAACCTTCTGGTGAACTAGGGCATCAACGCCGCTTCCAATATAGTTGGTTTGGTGATTTTCCGTCATGGCTAGAGTATTCAGAGGAGAAAAGTTGTGTGTATTGTCTATATTGCTTTGTCTCCAATAACAAAGAGAATACACGAGGTGGTTCTCATGTGTTCACGGTACATGGATTTGACAGTTGGAAGAGGGTTTGTGGGAAACATTGTGCATTCTTGACCCACATAGGATCTGGACCATGCTCACCACACAACAATGCAGTCACTAGTGGTCATGCCTTAATGAAACAACCATGCCACATAGAGAATGTTATGGCTGTGAGGGACAAGGAGAAGGTGGAAAGAAATCGTTTGCGGCTGAAAGTCTCAATTGCGGTTGTTAAGTGGCTTGCATTCCAAGCTTGTGCTTTTAGAGGGCATGATGAGAGACCACAGTCAAAGAATCAAGGAAACTTTCTTGAAATGGTGAAGCTTCTTGCAGAATTTAATCCTGAGATTGCCAAAGTTGTGTTGGGAAATGCTCCATACGGCGCAAAATACACATCACATGATATCCAGAATGAGATCTTGAGTATATTTGCATCTAAAATCAGGAAGCATATTCGTGAGGAAGTTGGAGATTATAAGTATTCTATTTTAGTGGATGAAATGTGTGATGCATCAAAGAGAGAGCAAATGGCTTTGGTTCTTAGGTTTGCTGATAAAGGTGGTATTTTGCAAGAGAGATTCTTTGATTTGATACATGTAGCGAACACGAGGTCTTTGACACTGAAAAATGAGTTGAGCTTTGTTTTGTCAAACAACGGTTTTGATATTCAGAACCTTCGAGGACAAGGTTATGACGGCGCTAGTAATATGAGAGGCGAGTTAAATGGATTGCAAGCTCTTTTCCTCCACGAATGCCCATATGCTTATTATGTCCATTGTTATGCCCATCGCTTGCAACTTGCTCTAGTTGATGCATCTAAAGAAGTGGTTCCTATCTCCCAGTTCTTTCAGAAATTGATCTTTATCATAAACACGGTTGACTCATCTTCAAAGCGCCATGATGAGCTTCATCTTGCCCAACTAGTTGAACTAGAAAATGGAATCTCTAATGCTAGCATCGAGACAGGTCAAGGGGCAAATCAAATCCGCTCACTTAAGCGACCAGGAGACACAAGGTGGGGTTCTCATTTTGGTTCAGTTTATAGCCTTATGAAGATGTTTGGTCCAGTTTGTTCAGTTATCCAAGATATAGCCGCCGATGGATCAATTGGCTCAATTCGTGCAGATGCAGACACTTCTTTTGGCTACTTGTCCTCATTTGAGTTCATTTTTATCTTATGTTTGATGAAGGAAATCTTTGAAATAACAGAATTGCTTGGCCAAGCTTTACAAAAGAAATCACAAGATATTGTGAATGCTGTCCGCCTAGTTTCCTCAACAAAACAATGTCTTCAGGAGTTGAGATCAGATGATGGCTACCAAGTATTTATTACTACGGTTGTTGAATTTTGTGTAAACCATTCCATTGACATTCCAGACTTTGAGGAAACATACATCATGCGTGGTGGTCGTGCTCGTCGTCAACCTGATCAGTTCACCAAGGAGCATTACTTTCGAGTGGAAATTTTCTTCTCAACACTGGACACTCAACTATTTGAATTAAGCCGAAGATTCAATGATAAG ATGCTTCCAAGGATGATGATTTGA
- the LOC123069516 gene encoding zinc finger MYM-type protein 1 isoform X1 → MGKENRTQKRIDLVFKRKRDDTIEVEEDQVLPLLELEQQQPEQQHNQDGGVRTNEVVTFRGIEFLQRDPGLRPQIWQYPPDQRDIVRRAYLMLGPMQPRLENYKPSGELGHQRRFQYSWFGDFPSWLEYSEEKSCVYCLYCFVSNNKENTRGGSHVFTVHGFDSWKRVCGKHCAFLTHIGSGPCSPHNNAVTSGHALMKQPCHIENVMAVRDKEKVERNRLRLKVSIAVVKWLAFQACAFRGHDERPQSKNQGNFLEMVKLLAEFNPEIAKVVLGNAPYGAKYTSHDIQNEILSIFASKIRKHIREEVGDYKYSILVDEMCDASKREQMALVLRFADKGGILQERFFDLIHVANTRSLTLKNELSFVLSNNGFDIQNLRGQGYDGASNMRGELNGLQALFLHECPYAYYVHCYAHRLQLALVDASKEVVPISQFFQKLIFIINTVDSSSKRHDELHLAQLVELENGISNASIETGQGANQIRSLKRPGDTRWGSHFGSVYSLMKMFGPVCSVIQDIAADGSIGSIRADADTSFGYLSSFEFIFILCLMKEIFEITELLGQALQKKSQDIVNAVRLVSSTKQCLQELRSDDGYQVFITTVVEFCVNHSIDIPDFEETYIMRGGRARRQPDQFTKEHYFRVEIFFSTLDTQLFELSRRFNDKVMDLLTISATLIPTNKFRGFKASDICEMVKKYYPADFPQDIYGLQQQLKHFVSDASKDDDLKNISTLIDLCRCLVETGRHTVYNLIDRLLRLLVTLPVSTASAERAFSSMKIIKTKLRNKMEDENLANNLLVHIEGGILENYSHEDAIADFISTKDRRVDF, encoded by the coding sequence ATGGGCAAGGAAAATCGGACTCAGAAAAGAATTGATTTGGTGTTTAAAAGGAAAAGAGATGATACAATTGAAGTTGAGGAAGACCAAGTATTGCCCTTGCTTGAATTGGAACAGCAACAACCTGAACAACAACATAACCAAGATGGAGGAGTTCGAACAAATGAAGTTGTTACATTTCGGGGTATTGAGTTCTTGCAGCGGGATCCTGGATTGCGCCCTCAAATTTGGCAATATCCACCAGACCAGAGAGATATCGTCAGGAGAGCATATTTGATGTTAGGTCCTATGCAACCCCGTCTAGAGAACTATAAACCTTCTGGTGAACTAGGGCATCAACGCCGCTTCCAATATAGTTGGTTTGGTGATTTTCCGTCATGGCTAGAGTATTCAGAGGAGAAAAGTTGTGTGTATTGTCTATATTGCTTTGTCTCCAATAACAAAGAGAATACACGAGGTGGTTCTCATGTGTTCACGGTACATGGATTTGACAGTTGGAAGAGGGTTTGTGGGAAACATTGTGCATTCTTGACCCACATAGGATCTGGACCATGCTCACCACACAACAATGCAGTCACTAGTGGTCATGCCTTAATGAAACAACCATGCCACATAGAGAATGTTATGGCTGTGAGGGACAAGGAGAAGGTGGAAAGAAATCGTTTGCGGCTGAAAGTCTCAATTGCGGTTGTTAAGTGGCTTGCATTCCAAGCTTGTGCTTTTAGAGGGCATGATGAGAGACCACAGTCAAAGAATCAAGGAAACTTTCTTGAAATGGTGAAGCTTCTTGCAGAATTTAATCCTGAGATTGCCAAAGTTGTGTTGGGAAATGCTCCATACGGCGCAAAATACACATCACATGATATCCAGAATGAGATCTTGAGTATATTTGCATCTAAAATCAGGAAGCATATTCGTGAGGAAGTTGGAGATTATAAGTATTCTATTTTAGTGGATGAAATGTGTGATGCATCAAAGAGAGAGCAAATGGCTTTGGTTCTTAGGTTTGCTGATAAAGGTGGTATTTTGCAAGAGAGATTCTTTGATTTGATACATGTAGCGAACACGAGGTCTTTGACACTGAAAAATGAGTTGAGCTTTGTTTTGTCAAACAACGGTTTTGATATTCAGAACCTTCGAGGACAAGGTTATGACGGCGCTAGTAATATGAGAGGCGAGTTAAATGGATTGCAAGCTCTTTTCCTCCACGAATGCCCATATGCTTATTATGTCCATTGTTATGCCCATCGCTTGCAACTTGCTCTAGTTGATGCATCTAAAGAAGTGGTTCCTATCTCCCAGTTCTTTCAGAAATTGATCTTTATCATAAACACGGTTGACTCATCTTCAAAGCGCCATGATGAGCTTCATCTTGCCCAACTAGTTGAACTAGAAAATGGAATCTCTAATGCTAGCATCGAGACAGGTCAAGGGGCAAATCAAATCCGCTCACTTAAGCGACCAGGAGACACAAGGTGGGGTTCTCATTTTGGTTCAGTTTATAGCCTTATGAAGATGTTTGGTCCAGTTTGTTCAGTTATCCAAGATATAGCCGCCGATGGATCAATTGGCTCAATTCGTGCAGATGCAGACACTTCTTTTGGCTACTTGTCCTCATTTGAGTTCATTTTTATCTTATGTTTGATGAAGGAAATCTTTGAAATAACAGAATTGCTTGGCCAAGCTTTACAAAAGAAATCACAAGATATTGTGAATGCTGTCCGCCTAGTTTCCTCAACAAAACAATGTCTTCAGGAGTTGAGATCAGATGATGGCTACCAAGTATTTATTACTACGGTTGTTGAATTTTGTGTAAACCATTCCATTGACATTCCAGACTTTGAGGAAACATACATCATGCGTGGTGGTCGTGCTCGTCGTCAACCTGATCAGTTCACCAAGGAGCATTACTTTCGAGTGGAAATTTTCTTCTCAACACTGGACACTCAACTATTTGAATTAAGCCGAAGATTCAATGATAAGGTAATGGATCTTCTAACCATTAGCGCCACCTTGATTCCTACAAACAAATTCAGAGGATTCAAAGCTAGTGATATATGTGAGATGGTGAAAAAGTACTACCCAGCTGATTTTCCCCAAGATATTTATGGATTACAACAGCAACTTAAGCACTTTGTTTCAGATGCTTCCAAGGATGATGATTTGAAAAACATATCTACCTTAATTGATCTATGTCGATGCCTTGTGGAGACAGGAAGACATACCGTCTACAATTTGATTGACAGATTACTTCGGTTGCTCGTTACCCTTCCAGTTTCTACAGCCAGTGCTGAACGCGCATTTTCTAGTATGAAGATCATTAAGACAAAATTGCGCAATAAGATGGAAGATGAGAATCTGGCTAATAACTTGTTAGTACACATAGAGGGTGGAATTCTGGAGAACTACAGTCATGAAGATGCCATTGCAGATTTTATAAGCACGAAGGATCGGAGAGTTGATTTCTAG